Genomic window (Kribbella jejuensis):
TGAAGGAGTTCTGGAGCAGCATCACGACCGTACAGCCCGAGCCGTCGTTGCGGCTGGTGATCGGGACCGGCGTAGCGGCGCTCTTGCTGATCGCGTGGCGGCCGATCTGGAAGTACACGCGGCAGGTCGTGACGATCGCGCACGAGGGCGCGCACGGGCTGATCGCGGCGCTGGTCGGGCGGAAGCTGTCCGGGATCCGGTTGCATTCGGACACCTCCGGCGTCACGGTCTCGCGGGGCAAACCGACCGGCGGCGGCATGATCGCCGTACTGCTGGCCGGCTATCCCGGGCCTGCGCTGTTCGGGTTGGCTGCCGCGTTCGTGCTGAGTCGTGGGTACGCCGTGGCGCTGCTGTGGGGGCTGTTGCTCGCACTGGTGATTCTGCTGCTGCAGATCCGCAACCTGTTCGGACTGTGGTCCGTGCTGGTGTTCGGGGCGGTGGTCTTCGGGGTCACGTGGTGGGGTTCTACTTCGGTCCAGACTGCATTCGCTCACCTGCTCACCTGGTTCTTGCTGCTGGCTGCGCCACGGGCAGTGCTCGAGTTGCAGCACTCACGGCGGCGCGGGCAGGGGCGTACGTCGGATGCGGACCAGCTGCGGCGGCTCACCGGCGTACCGGCGCTGATGTGGGTCGGGGTGTTCGGGTTGGTGACGCTGGCGTGCTTGGCGATCGGTGTGATCTGGTCCGGCGTGCTGCCGAGTTAGACCGGTGGGAGCGTTACACCGAAGCCTGTCACTGCCAGGCGTAGCAGGACCTGTCCTGGTCGGAGGAGGTCGGCTACTTTCGCTGCGCTGAGCACCTCCAACTCAGCGAGCCGCTTGTCGTAGGAGCCGTCCAGCCGTGCGTGCTGGAGCTCGACCGTGTTGTGCCAGACCTTCTGGCGTGACTCACGGAGGAAGCGCTGCGAGGACAGGCGGTTCAGTGGAGTCAGCACGCGATCCAGCAGACTCTTCGCGCTACTTGCCGCGAGCTCGTCGTCCTCAGCACTCACGCGCTCGGCCAGCACCCCGTCGATCCGCTCATGATCCCGCCGCCGCCGATCCAGCAGTCGCTGATCCAGAAAGTCCTCATCACTGATGACTGCGAGAAGAGCCTGCGGCAGGTCGTAGTTCACATGCGCATTGATGCCCAACAACACATGAGCCAACGGCGGCAGCTCCCCCGGCGCATCGAACGCCAACCGCCACGGGCGCGCCACGAACTGACCGTCAAGAGCTTGTAGGTAGAGCTCAGCGAACTTCACGTCCCACAGCTCCACCCACTCCGGGTCCTCGAACCGGGCGTGGTCTATTGCCCGGCCGACCGCCTGAGTGGTGCGCAGGTACGTGCTGAGGAAGAACCGCCGATGCGCCAGCTCCGTCGGCAACGCGGCCAGCCGGTCCTGCATCCGCGCGACCACGTCCGCGATCGGACTACCATCATTCATCGAACCTCCCCCGAGGAGGGACTCATGCGAACAGGACCACTGTCCTTCGACCCAGTGCTCGTCGGCAACCGCGAGACGGATGCCTGGGCCGCGTACTACCGCCATGACTGGCCCAAGTTCCTCACCGCCGCGGTCGGCATGGTGGCAGCGGGCTTCGGCATGCCGCCACACCGGACACTCGCCGCAGCCTGGTGCGTACTACGCGCCAACCAGGCGTGGGCGCCGTACCCGGACAACCACCCGGACGCCGCCCGCGCCCACATGCGCCACTTCTACGAGCTGGTCGCCCACACCCTCCCGCTGGAGCCGGTAGAGGCCGCCCGGCTCGAGGTGGAATGGTGGCGCGTCCACCGCGCCCACCAGCACTCGCAAGACGTCACCGAAGAGGAGCTGATCGCGGCTCTCGTGGACCTCTACTCGTACGTCTACTGCACCGGGCGCGACGCCGTACGACCAGCCGCAGAGAAGCGGGTCGACGCGATGGACCTCTCGGACCGCTGGGTCCGTGCCGGCTGCCATCTCGACGACCCGCTGCTCGCGGCTGAGCGGCGTACGCTGGTCGCCTCGTACGCCGCTCTGCGTGTCGCGGTGGAGCGTTAGTGCTTGACGGGCTGACCTGACATCGGGTCCAGGAACAGCGTCTTGTTCTTGTGGTGGAAGTCGAACAGGTTGTCCATGGATCCCGCCTTCTCGTCGAAGGAGAAGTTGCCGATCGGGCCCGTCCGCCAGTTGTCCTCGATGAACTTCAGGATCGAGGTCTGGTCCGTGACGCTGTGATCGACGAAGTTCCGCTTCGCGTACGGCGACACGACGAGCAGTGGGAGCCGCGGGCCGTAGCCGCACCGGTCCTGGTACCCGCCGGCGATCCGCGCCGGGTTCGTACCGCAGTTCGTCCCGTTGAGCGCGTCGTGCGCCGGATCGTTGGACTGGTTCACCACCGGCCCGAGCTGGTGGTCGTACCAGCCGTCGCTGTCGTCGTACGCGATGACGACCGCGGTGTTCTTCCAGTCCTTCGACTTCTGCAGCCGGTTGATCGTGCTGACCACGAACTGCTGCTCGTCCAGCGGGGTCGAGTAGCCGGCGTGTCCGTCCTGGTAGGCCGCGGCCTTCAGGTAGCTGACCGCGGGCATCGACCCGTGGTCCACCGACGCCCAGAAGTCCTTGAGGTCGTACTGGTGGTTCGCGGGCCCGTTGTGACCGATCTCCTTCACCGACGCCGGCGGCGTGTGCTGCAGGTTCTGCGTGCTCTTGTAGTACTGGAAGGGCTCGTGGTGCGGGATGTAGTCGGCGCTGCTCACACCGCCGACGTCCGTGTGCTTCGCCGTACAGTCGGCGAAGCCGCCCTGGAACCAGCCCCAGCTGACGCCCTTCGCGTTCAGCAGGTCACCGACGTTCTTGTTGTTCGGGTCGGTGACGGTGGAGCTGTCCCGGGTGTTGCACTTGTCCCCGGCGGGCTGCGGGTCCCCGATCATCGTTCCGGTTGCCGCTGGGACCGCTTCTCCGTCGGCGCTGAAGCCGTGGGTCTGCCCCGACACCAGGTTGATCGCGCCGGGCGAGGACGGTCCGTACGTCGTGCCGAACGAGT
Coding sequences:
- a CDS encoding M50 family metallopeptidase encodes the protein MKEFWSSITTVQPEPSLRLVIGTGVAALLLIAWRPIWKYTRQVVTIAHEGAHGLIAALVGRKLSGIRLHSDTSGVTVSRGKPTGGGMIAVLLAGYPGPALFGLAAAFVLSRGYAVALLWGLLLALVILLLQIRNLFGLWSVLVFGAVVFGVTWWGSTSVQTAFAHLLTWFLLLAAPRAVLELQHSRRRGQGRTSDADQLRRLTGVPALMWVGVFGLVTLACLAIGVIWSGVLPS
- a CDS encoding DUF5995 family protein produces the protein MNDGSPIADVVARMQDRLAALPTELAHRRFFLSTYLRTTQAVGRAIDHARFEDPEWVELWDVKFAELYLQALDGQFVARPWRLAFDAPGELPPLAHVLLGINAHVNYDLPQALLAVISDEDFLDQRLLDRRRRDHERIDGVLAERVSAEDDELAASSAKSLLDRVLTPLNRLSSQRFLRESRQKVWHNTVELQHARLDGSYDKRLAELEVLSAAKVADLLRPGQVLLRLAVTGFGVTLPPV
- a CDS encoding phospholipase C, which codes for MSLRSKRRLPLVAGLAAALVAAAAVPAVALGHDQGAPTSTPIKHLVVIFQENVAFDHYFATYPNAANPAGEPRFTAAAGTPSVNGLNTPLASPNNPNSVQPFRLGRDQAQTCDQDHNYTDEQKAVDSGLMDKFVETVGRGAGTCADYGHGKGLVMGYYDGNTVTAMWNYAQHYAMSDNSFGTTYGPSSPGAINLVSGQTHGFSADGEAVPAATGTMIGDPQPAGDKCNTRDSSTVTDPNNKNVGDLLNAKGVSWGWFQGGFADCTAKHTDVGGVSSADYIPHHEPFQYYKSTQNLQHTPPASVKEIGHNGPANHQYDLKDFWASVDHGSMPAVSYLKAAAYQDGHAGYSTPLDEQQFVVSTINRLQKSKDWKNTAVVIAYDDSDGWYDHQLGPVVNQSNDPAHDALNGTNCGTNPARIAGGYQDRCGYGPRLPLLVVSPYAKRNFVDHSVTDQTSILKFIEDNWRTGPIGNFSFDEKAGSMDNLFDFHHKNKTLFLDPMSGQPVKH